One window of the Eucalyptus grandis isolate ANBG69807.140 chromosome 8, ASM1654582v1, whole genome shotgun sequence genome contains the following:
- the LOC104456114 gene encoding uncharacterized protein LOC104456114 isoform X2, which yields MGFFSFLGRVLFASFFLLSAWQMYNEFAVDGGAAAAKELRPKLSVALQHLSSKLGVATPDVDTRHVVASIYILKGLGGILFVFGSSFGAYLLLLELALTTPILYDFYNYDPSKPEFESLLNDFTRNMAFFGALLFFVGMKNSLPRRQLKKKSPKAKAN from the exons ATGGGTTTCTTCTCGTTCCTCGGAAGGGTCCTCTTCGcgtccttcttcctcctctccgcATGGCAGAT GTACAATGAGTTCGCTGTCGATGGGGGTGCTGCAGCAGCTAAGGAGTTGCGCCCTAAGTTAAGTGTTGCCTTGCAGCATCTGTCCTCCAAATTGGGAGTTGCAACGCCTGATGTTGAT ACTAGACACGTGGTCGCATCGATCTACATTCTTAAAGGCCTCGGAGGCATTCTGTTCGTGTTCGGTAGTTCCTTTGGGGCTTATCTCCTG CTTCTTGAATTGGCGCTCACAACTCCAATTCTCTATGACTTCTACAACTATGACCCCAGCAAGCCCGAGTTCGAGAGTCTTCTTAACGACTTCACACGG AACATGGCATTTTTCGGTGCCCTTCTGTTCTTCGTAGGGATGAAGAATTCGCTTCCGAGGAGGCAACTCAAGAAGAAGAGCCCCAAAGCAAAGGCAAATTAG
- the LOC104456114 gene encoding uncharacterized protein LOC104456114 isoform X1: protein MGFFSFLGRVLFASFFLLSAWQMYNEFAVDGGAAAAKELRPKLSVALQHLSSKLGVATPDVDDFMQTRHVVASIYILKGLGGILFVFGSSFGAYLLLLELALTTPILYDFYNYDPSKPEFESLLNDFTRNMAFFGALLFFVGMKNSLPRRQLKKKSPKAKAN from the exons ATGGGTTTCTTCTCGTTCCTCGGAAGGGTCCTCTTCGcgtccttcttcctcctctccgcATGGCAGAT GTACAATGAGTTCGCTGTCGATGGGGGTGCTGCAGCAGCTAAGGAGTTGCGCCCTAAGTTAAGTGTTGCCTTGCAGCATCTGTCCTCCAAATTGGGAGTTGCAACGCCTGATGTTGAT GATTTCATGCAGACTAGACACGTGGTCGCATCGATCTACATTCTTAAAGGCCTCGGAGGCATTCTGTTCGTGTTCGGTAGTTCCTTTGGGGCTTATCTCCTG CTTCTTGAATTGGCGCTCACAACTCCAATTCTCTATGACTTCTACAACTATGACCCCAGCAAGCCCGAGTTCGAGAGTCTTCTTAACGACTTCACACGG AACATGGCATTTTTCGGTGCCCTTCTGTTCTTCGTAGGGATGAAGAATTCGCTTCCGAGGAGGCAACTCAAGAAGAAGAGCCCCAAAGCAAAGGCAAATTAG
- the LOC104456115 gene encoding enoyl-CoA delta isomerase 2, peroxisomal, protein MCTLEKRGDIFYLTLTGSDEHRLSPTLIASLLAALEEAASQSTRGSVLVTTSAGKFFSNGFDLAWAQSAGSPAGAQQRLHQMVDAFQPVVAALISLPMPTIAAVQGHAAAAGLLLALSHDYVLMRRDRGVLYMSEVDIGLTLPEYFGAVVRAKVSSAAARRDVLLRGRKVRGEEAVAMGIVEGAHDDEDGVAGAGGRLAEELAGRRWDGEVYAEIRKGLYPELCGVLGLATKVIATPRL, encoded by the coding sequence ATGTGCACGCTCGAGAAGCGCGGCGACATCTTCTACCTGACCCTGACCGGATCCGACGAGCACCGGCTCAGCCCCACCCTGATCGCCTCCCTCCTCGCGGCCCTCGAGGAGGCCGCGTCCCAGTCCACCCGCGGCTCCGTCCTCGTCACCACCTCCGCCGGCAAGTTCTTCTCCAACGGGTTCGACCTCGCCTGGGCCCAGTCCGCCGGATCCCCCGCCGGGGCCCAGCAACGCCTCCACCAGATGGTCGACGCGTTCCAGCCCGTGGTGGCGGCGCTGATCTCGCTCCCGATGCCCACGATCGCCGCCGTCCAGGGgcacgcggcggcggcggggctgCTGCTGGCGCTGAGCCACGACTACGTGCTGATGCGGCGCGACCGCGGGGTGCTGTACATGAGCGAGGTGGACATCGGGCTGACGCTGCCGGAGTACTTCGGGGCGGTGGTGCGGGCCAAGGTGAGttcggcggcggcgaggagggaCGTCCTGCTGAGGGGGAGGAAGGTGAGGGGGGAGGAGGCGGTGGCGATGGGGATCGTGGAGGGGGCGCACGACGACGAGGACGGGGTGGCCGGGGCCGGCGGGCGGCTGGCGGAGGAGCTGGCCGGGAGGCGGTGGGACGGCGAGGTGTACGCCGAGATTCGGAAAGGGTTGTACCCGGAACTGTGTGGCGTGTTGGGCTTGGCCACCAAAGTGATCGCCACCCCTAGGCTTTGA
- the LOC104416108 gene encoding probable transcriptional regulator RABBIT EARS: MEPGRLCSESSSEESDPFEQLKEEGSVKRSYECTFCKRGFTNAQALGGHMNIHRKDRAKGKQAPSAAPNMRKIYDPYVIASNHFGSKSGQGKDDEAQRSYSHQGLQTSAMNPRNYLESLHSLQRGDDIIWDASLSLQIGPSNMERTGEVKQDENREEVDLELRLGRDP, from the coding sequence ATGGAACCAGGGAGGCTGTGCTCAGAGTCATCGAGCGAAGAAAGTGATCCGTTTGAGCAACTGAAGGAGGAAGGGAGCGTCAAACGGTCCTACGAATGCACGTTTTGCAAGCGGGGCTTCACAAACGCCCAAGCTCTGGGCGGTCACATGAACATCCACCGGAAAGATAGAGCCAAAGGAAAGCAAGCTCCAAGTGCTGCTCCCAATATGCGGAAGATCTATGATCCTTATGTTATCGCATCTAATCATTTCGGATCGAAATCGGGCCAAGGCAAAGATGACGAAGCACAAAGAAGTTATAGTCACCAGGGTCTGCAAACATCTGCTATGAACCCTAGAAATTATCTGGAAAGCTTGCACTCTTTGCAAAGAGGAGATGACATTATATGGGATGCTAGCCTTAGCCTGCAAATCGGCCCATCAAACATGGAGCGTACCGGTGAAGTGAAGCAAGATGAGAATCGGGAGGAAGTTGATCTGGAGCTCCGACTCGGCCGCGACCCCTAA
- the LOC104456117 gene encoding cellulose synthase-like protein G2, whose amino-acid sequence MEHSSGPLNLCHVLTKSIIINRTHMLVHATALSTLIYYRASFFFSESKSRDRATTLACLTMFLAELGLSFLWLLSQAFRWRPVRRTAFPKRLPEDKELPPIDVFVCTADPDKEPTVDVMNTVVSAMALDYPPEKLHVYLSDDGGSTLTLHGTREAHDFARWWLPFCKRYGIKTRCPKAFFKEEEDGEGIGMSSENEFGSEKKIVKEKYELFKERVNEYRKRHRGDSSHTSRDHPPTIEVVRGNVPDEVMQAHQDPMPKLIYVSREKRPSHHHHFKAGALNVLLRVSGVMSNSPYILVLDCDMYCNDPSSARQAMCFHLDPRLSPSLMLVQFPQMFHNISENDIYDSKLRPYFWTCWYGMDGLKGPVLSGTCFYIKRESLYRKPVQEGFDLMDLKKLFGHSNEFIKYLWQKEKPSKNTIAGDSAALMKETQLLTSCGYENGTKWGQEVGFMYNSVVEDYFTSFTLHCKGWTSVFYTPSKPQFLGTATTNLNDMLIQGMRWYSGLSQVGISRFCPLIYGSLRMPILQSMCYAELSLLPLHCLPICCFATIPQICLVNGISIYPEVSSSYIMLFAFIFLSSLCKHLYEVVASGHSVQTFLNEQRIWMIKSTTCYVYGTIDAIMTQIGMRRASFLPTNKVDDDEQSKRYEMGIFDFQTSIMFLAPMATLVILNMASFFGGVARVLTLGGFDKLFMQIALSLFVLVMSYPVIEAMVLRTDKGRIPRSVTILSAFLSLVLLLLGSSFLM is encoded by the exons ATGGAGCATAGCTCAGGCCCTCTCAATCTCTGTCATGTCCTCACAAAATCAATCATCATCAACCGCACCCACATGCTCGTTCACGCCACAGCTCTATCCACTCTCATATACTATAGAGCTTCGTTTTTCTTCAGTGAGAGTAAATCGAGAGACAGAGCCACAACTTTGGCATGTCTCACCATGTTCCTTGCCGAGCTAGGGCTATCTTTCCTGTGGCTGCTCAGCCAAGCCTTCCGGTGGCGGCCCGTGAGACGGACCGCCTTCCCCAAGCGGCTGCCAGAGGACAAGGAGCTGCCACCCATCGATGTGTTTGTGTGCACGGCGGACCCAGATAAGGAGCCGACTGTTGACGTGATGAACACGGTGGTGTCGGCAATGGCGCTTGACTATCCCCCGGAGAAGCTCCATGTGTACCTCTCGGACGATGGCGGCTCGACACTGACCTTGCATGGGACGAGGGAGGCCCACGATTTCGCAAGATGGTGGCTGCCCTTCTGCAAGAGGTATGGGATAAAGACGAGGTGTCCGAAGGCATTTTTTAAGGAGGAAGAGGATGGTGAGGGGATTGGCATGAGTTCTGAGAATGAGTTTGGCTCTGAGAAGAAAATAGTCAAG gagaaatatgagttgttcaaagaaCGAGTAAATGAGTACCGAAAGAGGCACCGAGGTGACTCGAGCCACACTAGCCGAGACCATCCGCCTACCATCGAg GTGGTCCGAGGGAATGTCCCTGATGAAGTTATGCAAGCACACCAAGACCCCATGCCTAAGCTTATATACGTCTCAAGAGAAAAGAGACCTTCTCATCACCATCACTTCAAAGCTGGAGCTCTCAACGTTCTT CTCCGGGTATCAGGAGTGATGAGCAACTCGCCTTATATTTTAGTGCTGGATTGCGACATGTACTGCAACGACCCTTCTTCGGCTCGGCAGGCGATGTGTTTTCATTTGGATCCGAGATTATCTCCATCGTTAATGCTGGTTCAATTTCCTCAAATGTTTCATAATATTAGTGAGAACGACATCTACGATAGCAAGCTCAGACCGTACTTTTGG ACATGTTGGTATGGAATGGATGGATTGAAGGGACCTGTTTTATCTGGGACTTGCTTTTACATCAAGAGAGAGTCCTTGTATCGTAAACCCGTGCAAGAAG GTTTTGATCTCATGGATTTAAAGAAACTCTTTGGCCATTCGAATGAATTCATCAAATACCTTTGGCAAAAGGAGAAGCCAAGCAAGAACACCATTGCTGGCGACTCTGCAGCATTGATGAAAGAAACCCAACTGTTAACTTCTTGTGGCTATGAAAATGGCACAAAATGGGGTCAAGAG GTGGGCTTCATGTACAATTCTGTGGTAGAAGACTACTTCACCAGTTTTACCTTACACTGCAAAGGCTGGACTTCAGTGTTTTATACCCCATCAAAGCCGCAATTCTTAGGGACCGCGACAACGAATTTGAATGACATGTTGATTCAAGGCATGAGATGGTATTCTGGGTTGTCACAAGTTGGTATCTCGAGATTTTGTCCTCTGATCTATGGCTCGTTGAGGATGCCCATTCTACAGAGCATGTGCTATGCTGAACTTTCACTTTTACCCTTACATTGCCTGCCAATTTGCTGCTTTGCAACTATTCCTCAGATCTGTCTAGTAAATGGCATCTCTATATACCCTGAG GTTTCAAGTTCATATATAATGCTATTTGCCTTCATCTTCCTATCATCCCTTTGTAAGCATCTCTATGAAGTCGTCGCAAGTGGCCATTCAGTCCAAACATTCTTGAATGAACAACGAATCTGGATGATCAAGTCAACGACGTGTTATGTATACGGAACCATAGACGCGATTATGACACAAATCGGCATGAGAAGAGCTAGCTTCTTGCCTACAAATAAGGTCGACGATGATGAGCAATCGAAGAGATACGAGATGGGGATATTTGATTTTCAAACGTCAATAATGTTTCTGGCTCCGATGGCGACTCTAGTGATATTGAACATGGCTTCCTTCTTCGGAGGAGTCGCTAGAGTTCTTACTTTGGGAGGCTTCGACAAACTGTTCATGCAGATTGCACTCTCACTTTTCGTCTTAGTGATGAGCTACCCCGTGATTGAAGCGATGGTATTGAGGACGGACAAAGGACGCATTCCACGATCAGTCACCATACTGTCAGCTTTTCTTTCCTTGGTTTTGTTGTTGCTAGGTTCAAGTTTTCTCATGTAA